From Nicotiana tabacum cultivar K326 chromosome 22, ASM71507v2, whole genome shotgun sequence, one genomic window encodes:
- the LOC107780269 gene encoding uncharacterized protein LOC107780269, protein MEKESGTTKKKTTWSTWEELLLAFAVKRHGLNDWESVAMELQSRSSLPALLTAQICKDKYRDLRRRFINKNNSYHDEQFNDVIDDGLDGDGDVTIPWIEELRQLRVAELKQEVQRYDLSIQSLQLKVKKMEEEREQSLKEESSDDGQKPDLEDVKEERSQNDKNSGADGKPEESTGKAVSSEESDRENRSFNESNSTENREIGVKNEPEPVETGEFRPVQEAKPVSEEDSYNGSSSDRHEEKKISRESGESKEETKENSDVQSTATLTKKKRQRGGDGGRSCGDAVETGSPAVGLSKGEGAAKSEPLIEFLDIIRSHKRGSMFKRRLDSQKTDKYKSMIRRHMDLETVQARIDDGSYCSCPSKFYLDLLLIFNNAIVYFPKSSPESTAANEFRGIVMEELKKKRTRQKDSSPGPGPLRIQPKPELERSDSLLAKHKSTAPIVVCRKRSSISAKAAVSGNIKPEKQDDSKPPLNPKPPIKTSSNEEECSIKLGMKEKPVTGVRSMRRSNKGRPNNNASQSNNNQTTNTKQTNTNADKKEEAKTEKKKEEAKKRGAAADFLKRIKKNSPTKGTLMETLKNPTEDVVVKGNKREQQKKKVDERRETPVKRSGGSGGGGGKEEGSPSKRTVGRPPKRGGKETVQEKRGRENSEKDDSSKRPKKRSRR, encoded by the exons ATGGAAAAAGAGTCGGGCACAACGAAAAAGAAGACGACATGGAGTACATGGGAGGAACTTTTGTTAGCCTTTGCAGTGAAAAGGCATGGTCTCAATGACTGGGAATCTGTCGCCATGGAACTCCAAAGCCGTAGCTCTTTACCCGCCCTATTGACCGCTCAAATTTGTAAGGATAAATACCGTGACCTCCGCCGCCGCTTCATCAATAAAAACAACAGTTATCACGATGAACAATTCAACGACGTTATTGACGACGGACTCGATGGTGACGGAGATGTAACGATTCCTTGGATAGAAGAGTTGAGACAACTCCGTGTTGCTGAGCTTAAACAAGAGGTCCAACGCTACGATCTTTCGATCCA GTCCTTGCAGTTGAAAGTGAAGAAGATGGAGGAAGAGAGAGAGCAGAGCTTGAAGGAGGAGAGTTCAGACGATGGCCAGAAACCAGATCTGGAGGATGTAAAGGAAGAGAGATCGCAAAACGACAAAAACAGCGGTGCCGATGGAAAACCGGAGGAGTCCACCGGAAAGGCTGTGTCCAGCGAGGAGTCAGACCGCGAAAACCGGTCATTCAACGAGTCTAATTCGACGGAGAACAGAGAAATCGGTGTTAAAAACGAACCGGAACCGGTCGAGACGGGTGAATTTAGACCGGTTCAGGAAGCTAAACCGGTAAGTGAAGAGGACTCGTATAACGGTAGTAGTTCAGATAGACACGAGGAAAAGAAAATAAGTCGCGAGTCGGGCGAGTCGAAGGAAGAGACTAAGGAAAACAGTGACGTGCAGAGCACGGCGACTTTAACGAAGAAAAAGCGGCAGCGCGGTGGCGACGGTGGTAGAAGCTGTGGAGATGCGGTGGAGACGGGTTCTCCCGCCGTGGGACTTAGTAAAGGGGAGGGTGCGGCGAAGTCAGAGCCGCTAATTGAGTTTTTAGATATTATCAGGTCGCACAAGCGCGGCTCTATGTTCAAGCGCCGGCTAGATAGCCAG AAAACGGACAAGTACAAGAGTATGATCCGACGGCATATGGATCTTGAAACGGTTCAAGCCCGGATAGATGACGGGTCCTATTGTTCTTGCCCCTCCAAATTCTACTTGGACCTCCTACTCATCTTCAACAATGCCATTGTCTACTTCCCTAAGTCATCCCCAGAATCAACTGCAGCTAATGAATTCCGTGGCATTGTCAtggaagaattaaagaagaagagaACCCGACAAAAGGATTCATCACCTGGACCCGGACCCTTAAGGATCCAACCCAAGCCCGAATTGGAGAGATCGGATTCTTTGCTTGCAAAACACAAGTCTACAGCTCCTATAGTAGTCTGCCGCAAGAGAAGCTCCATTTCAGCTAAAGCAGCAGTTTCTGGTAATATCAAGCCAGAAAAACAAGATGATAGTAAACCTCCTCTGAATCCAAAGCCACCCATAAAGACTTCTTCAAATGAAGAAGAATGTTCAATCAAGTTGGGTATGAAAGAAAAGCCTGTTACTGGGGTAAGAAGTATGAGGAGGAGCAACAAAGGCCGTCCAAACAATAATGCTTCACAATccaacaacaaccaaaccacGAATACTAAGCAAACCAATACCAACGCGGACAAAAAGGAAGAAGCGAAAacagagaagaagaaagaagaagctAAAAAACGAGGAGCTGCAGCGGACTTCTTGAAGAGAATAAAAAAGAATTCTCCGACGAAAGGGACATTGATGGAGACACTGAAGAACCCTACAGAGGATGTTGTTGTTAAAGGTAATAAAAGAGAGCAGCAAAAGAAAAAAGTTGATGAACGGAGAGAAACTCCGGTGAAGCGAAGTGGTGGCAGTGGCGGAGGCGGAGGCAAGGAGGAAGGTAGTCCGTCGAAGAGGACTGTAGGTCGACCGCCAAAGAGAGGTGGAAAAGAAACTGTGCAGGAAAAGCGAGGAAGGGAAAATAGTGAAAAGGATGATTCTTCAAAACGGCCAAAGAAACGGTCAAGGAGGTAA